atccgtagtgttaattcttagccagttgaaacaaccgctaccgacactacgcggctatctaggctgctcgggaaaaggaggttaatattgatgattaactcctgacgtgcccaagcagccactcatatttttccgttttgacccaatctcaccccctagacccattgtcacccgcatagagctatggaaaatcatggacgagaacagctttcccggggagctcacaagattgatcagagcaacgatggacggtgtgcaaaactgcgtgaagatctcgggcgaacactccagttcgttcgagtctcggcggggactacgacagggcgacggactttcgtgcctgttgttcaatattgcgtttgaaggtgtcatgcggagagccggacttaacagtcgaggcacgattttcacgagatccggacaatttgtttgcttcgcggacgacatggatattattgggagaaaaattgaaacggtggcagatttgttcacccgcctgaaacgcgaagcaacaagagtcgggctaatggtgaatgcgtcgaaaacaaagtacatgctggttggcggaactgagcgcgacagggcccgcctaggaagcagtgttacgatagacggggataccttcgaggtggtggacgagttcgtctacctcggatccttgttgacggctgacaacaatgttagtcgggaaatacgaaggcgcatcatcagcggaagtcgtgcctactatgggctccagaagaaactgcggtcaagaaagattcacccccgcaccaaatgcacgatgtacaaaacgctcataagaccggtagtcctctatgggcatgaggcgtggactatgctcgaggaggacttgcaagctcttggggttttcgaacgccgagtgctaaggacgatcttcggcggcgtgcaggagaacggcgtgtggcggcgaaggatgaaccacgagctcgctcaactctacggcgaacccagtatcgtgaaggtagctaaagctggaaggatacgctgggcaggacatgttgcaagaatgccggacaacaaccctgtaaagatggtgttcgccacgaatccggtcggaacaagaaggcgtggggcgcagcgagctaggtggattgaccaggtacaccaggacctggagagcgtgggtctcagtcgaggatggagagaagcggccatgaaccgagggaattggcgaaatattgttggcgaggctttatcaagataattgatgtaaagccaaataagtaagtaagtacccattgtcacccccatcgacggtatacgggtttataaaaaaaagtaaaaaaaaaaactttgaccctttccaaatgttagtctagatcgattttgaaaaaaaaaacaaagtatgtaaagtatcttatgtcgttttcgtttttaggaactgggtcggtgatcaacacataaataaaccaatgtcaaataaattgtagttcggtcgaacctgaatcgggttggggttgaaactgtgattcagaacgggttgcgccagttccaacctaggttcaaaaacgaattcgacattagtttcacatagtcttcacacccagaaagtttcattgaattctgaaggggtgctgccaatccctttgtggagttggcgtgaaatccgtcataaataacacggcaccgctaaaacgtcaaatagtaaaCCCGTGCATATGTCCATAgctcgatattgactcatgaaaccatacttgaaataaaaacaaaaatcatggttactatgatgcacccaatcagctttccaaagaatatctgttccatgactcaataTTTCCATTAGTTGATGATCCCTTAAATATCTACTGGAAATTTAACTGTAGTTAGGATTCTGAAGTATTTACTTATGGAATTTTCATGCTGAATAGCGCCGTTTGGTAGCATAGTTTCGAATCAAACGGATTATAACATGTTAAACATACTTTAGCcttggacagaataaacaactttgttgaagacatcattttcatgattatccaatcacgatcctagatatttgggttccgacgtgtttgtgtgcatCAAAATCCAAGGATATTCACCagaaaagtcgaaaaaacgaaAGTTAACGGacctgtcattttgtatggggtgattcaaatcgttttccaacagcctacttgatggcaagacgaagtttgccgggaccactagttaatcATAAatatgcatgctcactagcgccacctgttgGATGACTTTTAAAACTTGAGGTCCTTCCCATTTAGGCTTCtatctaatgaacaactttgccgaatatgtaATATTTCTAAGTAATGAGGATATCCCAggatcatttttttaagaatcaggatccaaagatatctgcgtccttgatctactaaacagctttgctaaagacaccatcttgctaaaatatcgctatcctgaaaatttgtttacattagggaaatctgcaaacagacgcctgagaaggtaactcaggcagTATGGGGTTGCCGCACCAACTACGACCCACTCAAACCAGCCgatgcactgtacttgagcaattattgttgaattgctcaagtggtgtacagtgcatcgatattacccttggcctcagacccttatctccccggacccaccttacggtatttcggTATGGTACTGCTATCCTGAGATAGCCGCGATCAATAtacagcatgctcactagcgcacatgctagaccttgacgTACTCAAtacttttgccgaagacgtcaactttctaggtaatcgggatcctgagatatctgtgttcaaaaaatgtcatactcactagcgtcatctggtgaaagaattcCAAATTAAATAGATCATCACATATTACTCCTTGAACtatcgaacaactttgccaaaaacaccatatttctaaaaaatcgggatcattcgtgattgaaaaattgcatgctcactagcaccatctgatGGCATAATTTCAAGTTGAATGGCCTATGATATGATAGttcttgacctactaaacaactttgtcgaagaccgcatctttctaggtaatcaggatcctgagatatccgtgtttgaaaaattacatgctcactagcgccaactggtgacagaattccgaaacaagcagCCAATCTCATGTTAGTCCTTgatttactgaacaactttgccgaagacaccatcttgctaaaaaatctagatcctgagatatttgtgatcaagatgttgcattgcgaaatccacttcatcggttcccccgggacaCATTCCGACGGCCACTGAAGGGtgaggatgttttcaaagtttaatttgtcCACTGACCGATTGGTACCGTTGCACTGaaaaaatttgccgaagacatcaatactctatcttgcctagctttagattgacaatcaaaattgctccgcgtgtactcagtacacgatgcgaccgctggtgtaacttttttttgagcgactgacggaaggttaataaaaagaagaaggaatcATAACTCAAAGTATCCTATATGGTTTAGTagagaaatcaaaaatttaaagaatcgtaagcaaaaggcacataaaatatacaaaaaatgtaaaaatgatgcaaatttaATTAACTATTTAAATATTTGCGATCAATTAAATCTTGCCATTGATACCGCATTTGAAGAGTATAATGAACGAACTGAGCGTGAAATGAAATCATGtcctaaaaatttctttaattacGTTAAAACAAAAACCAACTTTCCATCTGAAATGCACCTTGATGATAAAATTGGTGTGAACCCTGAAGAAAGCTGCAAtctgtttgcaacattttttcaagacgTTTACACTACTTATTCGGAAAATAATCGAGATCGTGAATATTTctcatttcttccggaaatcccaaatgacatttgcgtcaatcaaatcaaagtaCATGATATTGTAGATGCACTAAAAAGTCTAGATGTCTCCAAAGGTGCTGGACCTGACGGGATTCCacctgtatttttgaaaatgttatcaatcGAACTTGcatctccgctattttggctctACAATATGTCTCTGCAATCAGGTAGTTTCCCTGAAACATGGAAAAGCTCATTTTTAGTGCCGATCTTTAAATGTGGCAAAAAATCCGAcatacgtaattatcgtgggatagccattatctcttgtattccaaagattttcgaggcaataataaataaaattttattcgatATGGTTAAAAACAGAATAACTCATACTCAGCATGGATTTTTTAAGGGACGATCAACATGCACAAACTTGCTGGAGTTCATTCATTATTCTTTGACAGCCATGGATAATGGTAATCACGTGGAAGCTCTCtatacagatttcagtaaagcTTTCGATCGCATTGACATACCAATGTTGCTTTTTAAGTTAGAAAAATAGGATTTCAACCGGACCttcttaacgatcaacgctccgtcatcgtaatcatcgtaatcatcgaaacttcaaaagcagtttttctgtttaaaactgaaaattattcgatgaaaatgtgttcactgtgtttcggttggaaaatagaatacagtgaacacattttcctgtaaattttcttgattttgaacaaaaaaactgcttttgaaaatttcgaaatcaatgacggatcctgcccccttaaatggGTAGAGTCTTATCTTACTAatcgccaacaaatagttagatacaaaggagtaaaatctattccaattaaagttacatcgggagttcctcaagggtctcatttagggccattattctttattttatacgttaacgacatttccttcattctgaaaaaagtgaaagctctcatatatgctgatgacatgaaactgtttcttgaaatagtaaacgatgaagatatacatacttttcaaaatgaaattgatatGTTTTACAAATGGTGCAATAAAAGCCTTCTTCAATTGaacgtaaaaaaatgtaattcaatatccTTTAGCAGAAAGCGTAGTATACCTAACACAACAGTCTACCTAGGGAATCAACTAGTAGAAAAATGCGTAAGAATAAGAGATTTAGGAGTGATTTTAGATTCCAAAGTTACTTTTATATATCACtataatacaattatcaacaaggcaaacaagatgttagcatttataaaacgatttagctataattttcacgatccatacactataaaaacattatacataacctatgtgcgttcaattttagaatactgtagcatagtttggtcaccattttcatcaacccatgaaaatcgtatagaatcagttcaaaaacaaattctgttgttcgcacttcgaaaattaggttgaacaaggttacctctaccatcttatgaagcacgatgcatgcttattaatattcaaacattgaagaaacgtcgcgaatttgcaatggtctcgttcgtaaacgatatagtttcgcatcgtattgactcgatgacacttttatcaaaattaaatttttatgctccttcaagacaactgcgaagtcgtagtattttttatacaaaccatcaccgcacaaattatgccaaatttgagcctttaaatcaaataatgtctgtttacaataaacattgcgaaaccattgcacattggaccgaatcgacaatttagccggaaaaaagtgttatctctgttctcgtcgaatttagacgttcgatgtcttcagagaagttattcgtaattgagttttgcatcttttaaggaaaaagttaaatagggtggcccatatttaagctaaaattttgactcaaacttttttgtttgatgaaatttgtggctgcgctcttctgcaaacttttcgaaaatattattttgaacaactttgtcgaagacacttttgatctaactcttcatttgagctaagtaaattgattttgaaagtattaacttagggtggacccaaaaaatcagttattttgatctaacttttttgttttcagttctacgtgaatgtggtctttagaagagttgtagaggaagtaaagatacacgtttttgctgaacatcgcaagtttgtaattcttgtgattttgaaattataagcaaatttaagtgaaaaactatgaaatcttaagATGAGTTACAAGCGAATTTCGTGTTTTTTAAGTGCgtctttgaagtgaattttctcaatttacaaaaaatacgttctcacagtttttgcagcaaaagttgcctatcgtatggcctttcgaatgctacttaaagaaaaattttatcgaactaactccatgagttatgggcatcttaagatttcatagtttttcacttaaatttgcttataatttcaaaatcacaagaattacaaacttgcgatgttcaacAAAAacgtgtatctttacttcctctacaactcctctaaagaccacattcacgtaaaactgaaaacaaaaaagttagatcaaaataactgatttttttgggtccaccctaagttaatactttcaaaatcaatttacttaactcaaatgaagagttagatcaaaagtgtcttcgacaaagttgttcaaaataatattttctaaaagtttgcagaagagcgcagccacaaatttcgtcaaacaaaaaagtttgagtcaaaattttagcttaaatatgggccaccctatttaactttttccttaaaatatacaaaactcaattacgaataacttctctgaagacatcgaacgtctaaattcgacgagaacagagataacacttttttccggctaaattgtcgattcggtccaatgtgcattgactttactatgacgaaatcggaactaaaagaaaaatttatgTCACATCAAAATTTCGAActagattaagaaaataacgttttcaaactatataatattaagtgtaaaattgtaacaaaatggtctacttctgattgacgacatgaaataaataaatcatcattaatttgttatcTGTACAGTCATCTAGGTACTTATGATtcaagttttcaatttttataaatgTAACAGAAGTATAGATGTAACTAGACCAGTTCTAATAGATAGATACATCTACATCTAGAGATTTGTTTACATTAGGAGAAtaaatgtttttgatttttataccTTTTTTCCCACTTATAGGTTCTGGAACTGCAGAAGAGGCTGGACTCCGCTAGGATAACAATTCGACAATTACCTGGAATCGACTATAGCAAGGAGGAGCAACTGAGAAGACTTGAGAGTCTTCGAAAGCAACTAGCGTTGAAACaacaattgattaaaaaatacaagaacgttcaattttaatcatgcttCGCGTTATTCTGCGATATTTGGCTAATAATGAGCAGCTTATACAACGGCTCGCTGAGAGTTATCCTATGCGCAGAGCTGCTCAATTACTAGTAAGTGCTTATTATAGAGGTCGGGCAATTGCCCAGGACCAGAAAATAGGAGAGATGACTCCGGAAAAATTTAAACGAATGATGAATACATTTAAAACAAATGTCCAGCAGGAAATTAAAGCAGCAAAGGAGGATTTGAAAAAAACGTCAATGATAAATATAGCAACCTAGTAATATACTCACATAAAAtggaattaaatttatttagaaagaaattcagattttgttttgattagattatttttatttcgtacGTTTAGGTTTGCAGTCTTTGACGTTAGCGTAACTTGATCAAAATTCCCATTGGGATGCACAATTTATTGAGCAATATGCCTATTCAGCATAAAAGTTTAAGTTTGGAGTTTGGAGTTTTTCCAGAGGGCGCTTAAAGGATTAGTGAGTTTGTATGTTAGTTCAAAACACTTTTCAATCACAGAAGTAACTCTCGACGAGACAAATCATGAACAACTTTCCAAGAAATCTCGCTGAACTAGAAGGACCAacgagagattctctcctctctcgctctctttcgatttaGACAGTGTAATACTGTGCTTTCCCAAACATTTTTACCTTTCGCCCTCTTGaggtaaatatattttaaaatcgaaaatgaaaggttgaaatctttcattCCGGGCTGAAGTTgctcaatagggcgatattcaaaactgaaaagatgGCAATAGACGGCTCTTTTtaagtggtagtaaaaacgaaatcctgaagcaaacaAACCACCATTGAAGATGAAgtaaaaacaaaaagttatctattcacAATACgatgatttctaatcactactttttcgatccagtttcctaaatggtattgtgcatcccgataaaattcagaaaaaataaatttgctcaatttcctcttctttatcaacgaacttagtaacacacgatagactcatcgtggcatccatgaacaatctatgttcaaactatcgttgaaaagaaaatatttctgttttatatcatatcgatcattcggtgatctatccccggatcatatgcttgctaacaacaggcatgttgatacaCTTTCAGTTCATCTATGTCCGGTAGAAACGATATTAcatccccaaaactacaaaattgatcatcatttatggatagcaaacagttgcaccttaagcaccgccaacacatttcaatcggaaggattttggcgcgctcgaactgacacatcctccgttgtggtgaaacttcttccgtcgacgtgatgttggaCAGTTTTCtaaacagtcgagataaaagccgagctggcagagcaatgacagttagttcgttcaaaacttcgcttcggaagtccaactggcgaactccagattggtgctgcgaagtcaatagtagggtttcaatgctagtaatggaccccttagtagctgaaattcattctagacgcttttccgcaatgatatctcagacgcatatacgttttgtgggagTCTaatacaaattcaatgtctttacttcatacactcaaaataatccaaacgtcattgttacgtgaaaacatacgtgatttttttccatcgcacttttcgcgtagctcttacgtgaatcataggtaacccagaatgaacgcatgattttttgaactttgtccattccaccggcgctacacgtaagagctacg
The nucleotide sequence above comes from Aedes aegypti strain LVP_AGWG unplaced genomic scaffold, AaegL5.0 Primary Assembly AGWG_AaegL5_hic_scaff_778_PBJ_arrow, whole genome shotgun sequence. Encoded proteins:
- the LOC110681382 gene encoding uncharacterized protein NCBP2-AS2 homolog, which translates into the protein MLRVILRYLANNEQLIQRLAESYPMRRAAQLLVSAYYRGRAIAQDQKIGEMTPEKFKRMMNTFKTNVQQEIKAAKEDLKKTSMINIAT